The following are encoded in a window of Arvicanthis niloticus isolate mArvNil1 chromosome 1, mArvNil1.pat.X, whole genome shotgun sequence genomic DNA:
- the Utf1 gene encoding undifferentiated embryonic cell transcription factor 1: MGGSHRPGSDAEGGAGSLERVWAALEEPSSPVRPRLGVHAPLPGSGMLLRPRRLPAFSPPSPASPDAELRPAGDVPATTSDAFATSGAMAEPGSPKAPVSPGSAQRTPWSARETELLLGTLLQPAMWRSLLLDRRQTLPTYRRVSAALARQQVRRTPAQCRRRYKFLKDKLRDSQGQPSGPFDDQIRQLMGLLGDDGPPRVRRRSSGPGRPQRRGRSSLSALAPAPAPVEQEAELPLAAENAEPAPALRFSSSTTKSADAHRITSSPPLTVIDTPPPEPGQTLESSPTPTSDHDVENPNEPPGLSQGRASPQVAPQSLNTALLQTLTHLGDISTVLGPLRDQLSTLNQHVEHLRGSFDQTVSLAVGFILGSAASERGILGDLRQ, from the exons ATGGGAGGGTCGCACCGACCAGGTTCAGACGCAGAGGGCGGTGCGGGGTCCTTAGAGCGTGTGTGGGCGGCTCTGGAGGAGCCCTCCTCTCCGGTGAGGCCACGCCTCGGAGTACACGCACCTCTACCTGGCTCAGGGATGCTGCTTCGTCCCCGGAGGTTGCCCGCTTTTTCTCCGCCGTCGCCAGCTAGCCCCGACGCTGAGCTGCGGCCGGCCGGGGACGTCCCGGCGACTACGTCTGATGCCTTCGCTACTTCAGGTGCGATGGCGGAACCCGGCTCGCCCAAGGCTCCCGTGTCCCCGGGCTCGGCGCAGCGCACGCCCTGGAGTGCCCGAGAGACGGAGCTACTTCTGGGCACGCTGCTGCAGCCGGCCATGTGGCGCTCACTACTGCTGGACCGCCGGCAGACTCTGCCCACCTACCGCCGCGTGTCCGCCGCACTGGCCCGTCAGCAAGTTCGGCGCACGCCCGCTCAGTGCCGCCGTCGCTACAAGTTCCTCAAGGACAAACTCCGAGACTCCCAGGGCCAGCCGTCCGGACCCTTCGATGACCAGATCCGCCAGCTTATGGGGCTATTGGGTGACGATGGGCCGCCGAGGGTCCGCCGCCGTTCTTCTGGTCCAGGACGTCCCCAGCGCCGGGGCCGCTCGTCCCTCTCCGCGTTAGCACCAGCACCTGCACCGGTGGAGCAAG AGGCAGAGCTGCCGCTGGCTGCGGAGAACGCCGAGCCTGCCCCCGCGCTTAGATTCAGCTCTTCCACTACGAAGTCCGCAGATGCCCACCGCATTACCAGCTCCCCTCCTCTTACGGTGATCGACACTCCGCCTCCTGAGCCGGGCCAAACCCTCGAATCCTCCCCGACGCCAACCTCCGACCACGACGTGGAGAACCCGAATGAGCCTCCTGGCCTTTCCCAGGGCCGTGCTTCCCCGCAGGTTGCTCCCCAATCGCTGAATACCGCATTGCTGCAGACCTTGACGCACTTGGGCGACATCTCAACAGTTCTGGGCCCTCTGCGTGACCAGCTGTCGACCCTGAACCAGCACGTGGAGCACCTACGAGGTTCCTTCGACCAAACCGTTTCTTTGGCTGTGGGGTTCATTCTGGGCAGTGCAGCCTCCGAGCGGGGCATCCTTGGGGACTTGCGCCAATAA